ACCCACCCAGGgtcctggcaggacctgtgggagtctcaggctggagcagggtcctggcagggatCCATGGGGAGAGGAGCCCATGCAGgagcaggtcctggcagggtcctggcaggaTCTGTGACCCTGTGGGAGTCTCAGGTTgcagcagggtcctggcaggacCAGCCCATGCAGgagcaggtcctggcagggactgtgaccctgtgggggtccaggctggagcagggtcctggcagggatCCATGGGGAGGGGAGTCCATGCAGGAGCAGGTCCTGGCAGGATTTGTGGCCCTGTGGGAgtctcaggctgcagcagggtcctggcagggatCCATGGGGAGGGGAGTCCATGCAGGAGCAGGTCCTGGCAGGATCTGTGGCCCTGTGGGGGtctcaggctggagcagggtcctggcagggatCCATGGGGAGAGGAGCCCATGCAGgagcaggtcctggcagggtcctggcaggaTCTGTGGCCCTGTgggggctcaggctgcagcagggtcctggcaggacCAGCCCATGCAGgagcaggtcctggcagggtcctggcagggtCTGTGGCCCTGTgggggctcaggctgcagcagcccctgagggacTGTCCCCATGGAGGGCACACACAGCCTGAGAGGGGCCCAGCCCGTGGCAGGGAGCAGCCggcacagggctgtgcctgccccacacctgagcagggcaggggctgctctcccGCGCAATCACACATCCTCTGAACAGAGACACGGCTCTGCCCAGGATTCTGCAATCTGGGAAGCTGGGAGAAAGctcagagagagggagaaacaattcttatctctcttcttgtCTATCTCCCCTTGCTGCACCTGCTGTTGTGcccatgtggaatgtgttatggagatcgTTTGTCAAAGGGTAAATCCCTAACTGGACTCTGGTGAGGGTGTTTGGATGCTTTGATTGGATCCAATCTAGTTGGACCCACGTGTGTGCGGTGTCTGCCTGCCAGGGCGATGGGTTTTCCTGGCAGGATAGAATGGCACAGGAGGATGGAGGGGTTGATGAGCCCCCTGCAATGGTGGAGCCGATGCTCATcactcctctgctctgctctccctcagcaggagcaggaacccCGAGGGGCCCGAGTgtgaccccagccctgccccactgcaCTCCTGGGAGGGacgggggcagagcagggagtaAAGCTGAGCCTGGGGTGAGAGGAACTAAAACCCAGTAtttttagaatttatttttattttacttttcaattttttgaattttttttttttttagaatttattttacttcttgTTGCCCTGCTCTGATGTGATTGATAATCAATTaaactaaattaaaataaattcaataaTTTTTCCGAATCAAGTCTTTTTTCCCCAGGACAGTGATGGGTGAACTTTCTCTGTCCTTATCCTGAGCCGTGAgattttcttgtattttctcttccctgtccaAGTGAgggggagggatggagcagctctggtgggCACCTGGTGCCCAGCCATGGTCAATCCATCACACCTGTAATGCCAATTACCTTCCTCATGGCTTAGGTTAGACCCCAGGGAAAATCCTCACAGGGATTTGGGACTAAGGAGCAATGTCAGATTTAAATCTGAAATTAAAATTCCCCAATCCAAAAGACTGATTGTGATGCTGGGAAATCCATCAGTTTTACTGCTGGAGTTGGAGTTTTCTTGATCCTTTGGACAAGCTGTAAAGTAAAAATCTATTATATGGAGAgttatcataaaataacaatCTATTATATAATGGACCACCATAAAGTAACAATATATTATGTAGTGGATCTCCATAAAGTaacaatatattatataatggataaccataaaataaaaatatattatatagtgGATCACTATAAAATAACAATATATAATGGATCACCATAAAATAACAATATATGATATAATAGATGACCATAAAGTAGCAATATAATGAATGCACCACCATTAGGTAACAATATGTTATATAATGGACCACCATAGGGTATATTATATAGTGGATCTCCATAAAGTAACAGTATATTATATAGTGGATCACTATAAAATAACAATATATTATATAGTGGATCTCCATTATATAGTGGATCACCATAAAGTAACAATATATTCTATAATGGATCACCATAAAAAAccaatatattatataatggATCACCATAAAATAACAATATATTATATAGCGGATCACCATAAAATAACAATATATTATACAGTGGATCACCATAAAATAACAATATATTATATAGTGGATCACCATAAAGTAGCAACATATTATATAAATACTTCACTTGCAAAATTAATTTGCATAATcagattaaaaaattaaagaacaTGCTTCTGTGTCTGAATGGAACTTCAGGTCTCCAGTTTGGTGTGAATTCCATGGATCCTGTCCAGGCTCAGGGATGTTTTTCACACGTGCCATGGATCCAGGGGTTGGTTCCTgtccttctcccttttccctgcagtgcACACCCTGAGCTCTCCTGGGAAAGCACCTTCCCACCTTCCCATCTTCGTTGTAATTTGGATATTTGCCCCTTTGCTGTAATTTGGGTATTTGCCCTTGCTGTAATTTGGGTATTTGCCCCTGCTGTAATTTGGGTATTTGCCCCTTTATTGTAATTTGTATATTTGCCCCTTTGCTGTAATTTGGATATTTGCCCCTTTGCTGTAATTTGGGTATTTGCCCCTTTGTTGTAATTTGTATATTTGCCCCTTTGCTGTAATTTGGATTTTTGCCCCTGCTGTAATTTGGATATTTGCCCCTTTGCCCCCCAGGTTCATCCTTCCTGCCTTCCACTGGACTGTGGGGTCCGTGAGGGATGCAGTTTCCAAATAAACTGTGAAATTTTTATATTTCCTGCACCATTTCTGCTGTAAACTGGGTTCACCATCTGCAgaaattccttctgggacaccCAACCTGGGAATTGTTTCTTTTAACAAACCCTGATCATTCTCTGCCCTGGTTGGTGCAATGGGGAGAGCCCTGGTGTCATACAAAATTGGGAAATAAACTCTCCAACCAATTTTCCAGGCTGGAAAGCTAACACAGCTTTATTAGGAGTGCTGGATGCAGGGGGCATTCTCCCCAAAGCATGCCCAGTAACCCCACAGACCAGGTTATATTCCTGAAACTAACAATATTCGTCACAGCTCCTGAATACAAACATGTATGCTAATGATTTCTGAGGAAATTACTGAGAAATTtctgagaaaattattttggtgtGGTTCCAGATATTCTGATGAATCTTTTCTCCTTGAGAGTATTTAAAATGTGTGGTGGGGTCATAAGGAACTTCTCTTATCATCCTTTGTTCTGACACACAATCCCTGCTCCCAAAGCTGAGATGTTGGCTAGTGCATATTAATcattaatataaattaataaGGGAGCAGAGGACTCAGTCACAGCCGCCTTTCCTGACAGTCCTGGGTGTGGCCCCTCTGATTTGATTTGGGTCGTTCTTTAAACCATAAGTTTAATAAACTTTAAACAATAAGAGTTTAAAGGCAGTTTTTAATGCTGCTTTTTATGATAACTGTTATTTTTACACTCAAAacttgaaatattatttttactcTGAAAACCTCCATGCTTCTGCCAGAGACTCCATTTCCCAGCAAGCTCCCCTGTGTTCTCCTctcccattttcctcatcaggtGTTGGGGAATTATCACCTGTTTGCTGGATGCAATCCACCACCCTTCAGGGCTGGTTTTAGGACCTAAATTTGCCACTTTCTCTCATTGTCAGCCAGGCCTTTTCCAATATTCACTGGGGTTCTCTGAGTGGATGAGCTTTGCATTGCATTATTGCCACTTTCTGAGGCAGGAGCCTGCCCTGAaacagaaaatgtaaatcccctccgtCTGAATTATTATAGTTTTGAAATTAAGacgctctcagggaaagatatgggagcaggaataataGTTATTTATTagggaataaataaaaacagttcttaattagggaaaaaaacatgcaatatatataataaaaaagagagagataTATAAGAgagatattatatatatatataactatatatctatatataatatatatatatataatatatatataatatatataatatatataataaatataatatatataatatatataatatatataatatataatatatataatatatataatatagctgctcctctgggactGCAATGGGCAAAGGTTGCTGAGGTGTCCCaaagctcagattggatccaggtaggaatgcttggctcctcccctgggcggagcatctccccatgggatggtGGGATTGGATCATCCATGCAGGAACACTcactggccatggacagcagataattaataattaatggccCATTAACAaaagataattaataattaatggctCATGGACAGAAGAGATCttctggagggaggattggtgtGGAAgggataaagaaaactgccccatgAGCAGAGGGTGACTGCCCCATCTCTGACAGATGGGAATTGAACACACACATTCCTTGCAATCCAGGACGCCTGTCCATGTTCCTGGGGGATCCCCGAGGGGCTCACAGCCCTCTCTCTCCTTCCAAAGGGCTCCACAGGCACAGAGCACTGCCTCTGCACACCTGGAGCACACCTGGAGCCAGCCCATCCATTCACAGGGATCCCAGAGCACACCTGGAGCCAGCCCATCCATTCAGGGATCCCAGAGCACACCTGGAGCCAGTCCATCCATTCACAGCATTCCCAGAGCACACCTGGAGCACACCTGGAGCCAGCCCATCCATTCAGGGATTCCAGAGCACACCTGGAGCCAGCCCATCCATTCACAGCATTCCCAGAGCACACCTGGAGCCAGCCCATCCATTCACAGCATTCCCAGAGCACACCTGGAGCACACCTGGAGCCAGCCCATCCATTCAGGGATTCCAGAGCACACCTGGAGCCAGCCCATCCATTCACAGGGATCCCAGAGCACACCTGGAGCCAGCCCATCCATTCAGGGATTCCCAGAGCACACCTGGAGCCAGCCCATCCATTCAGGGATTCCCAGAGCACACCTGGAGCCAGCCCATCCATTCACAGCATTCCAGAGCACACCTGGAGCCAACCCATCCATTCACAGGGATCCCAGAGCACACCTGGAGCCAGCCCATCCATTCAGGGATTCCCAGAGCACACCTGGAGCCAACCCATCCATTCACAGCATTCCAGAGCACACCTGGAGCCAGCCCATCCATTCAGGGATTCCCAGAGCACACCTGGAGCCAGCCCATCCATTCAGGGATTCCCAGAGCACACCTGGAGCCAGCCCATCCATTCAGGGATTCCCAGAGCACACCTGGAGCCAGCCCATCCATTCAGGGATTCCAGAGCACACCTGGAGCCAGCCCATCCATTCACAGCATTCCCAGAGCACACCTGGAGCCAGCCCATCCATTCACAGCATTCCCAGAGCACACCTGGAGCCAACCCCTCTGTCAGCATCAGGAACACATAATCACATGATGATtctatgcaggtgcttttattgaagggctctgggtgtcaggggtgcACAGACCCAAATCTGACCCACCATGGTTTCCAGCCAAgcatgtttttatattctattgATATTTAACTtacatattaattattaaactgacactgttctattgtatacattgaTTTCATCCAGGCATGGGTTTCTCATGATCCCTCTCAAACCCCTAACATAGTTCCTCCTGAttctttaaacaataattatatttaatcacatctaacaattgtATAATTTATCAGGTACTGACTCCACGGGTGCAGTTTCACATGGTACAAGGACTGACATTTCCCAGGGCCCACTAGGCCTGACTTTCTTTCCAGCTCCCTGAaaatttctgtgattttaaaatcttttactaTCACATCCATTTACAGGAATCCAGGGCTCTGTCAgagcctccagctctgctctctgagCCCACactggggtcagagctctgccTAATCCTGCAGAGCCACATTGAGCTAGCAATGCTATCCCCATGCTGAGCCAGCAATGCATTCCTGCTTTGGGGCAGCCAGCGTTGCATTGCTGCTTTGGGGCAGCCAGTGCTGCATTCCTGCcttgcagcagctcccaccttgcccagagctgctcccatcCATGCAGGATTTGCCCTCAGCTCTCTCCAGagtctcctgcagctcctcttgGCTGAGGGCGCCTGCTCAGGGATGGATTCTGCATCCCAAACTCATCCTGCACTGTCCACATCTCTTATCTTTCTGCTCCAGGTTCAGGAGTCTGCAGCAgatttcacagaattcacaggattcacagaattcacagattTCATAgatttcacagaattcacagattTCACAGAATTCGCAGAATtaacagaatcactgggttggaagagacctccaatTCCATCGAGTCCCACCCATCCCCAACCCCTCAGCCCAACCCTGGCACACCCAGTGCCTCATCCAGGctctgttaaacacacccaggggtgGGGACTCCACCTCCTCCCcgggcagaacattccagaactttattcTCGGGTTTGTTGCTGCTGAAATGGCTCCTGAGGTATTAAAGAGtcttttttccccagccccacactcaATTAAGAAGTCAGGATTCCTCGGCTCTGGTTCTcagggttgtttattttctcttatctctCCATtatttctctgacctgctgagatctgtcctgcaggttgggttgtggcacagtccctgcccttggtgtggtgttcttttttttatactaaaatctacctgtactttatttacaataatttccaatacccatcacctatgtcagacagtctgtctctactctaaaccaatccagaagtgtcaccatcacagcagaagatggaggacaagaaggaggaggaggaaggacaggacacacccagattctccatcttgcctcttgaacccccattctaaacccccaaaattctacattttcaccttGCGACAAATCAACTATTATCCTACTCAAACCCTTGTGGCCtgtaactcctcacacaaagcTGGGAATTGTTTCCATGGTTAAAATCGAATGCACAGGTGGTTTTGGTGTCTGTGACTCCGTGCCAAGGGTCTGGactcacccagggcagccaaggaatgtcctgggtcccGACACTTAATTGCCCTTTCTGTAAAGAACTTTTTCCTGGTATCCAACCCGTGtttcccctggtgcagcttgaggctgaTCTATCCAACAGACAGACTTGGGCTCCCAAAGCTTTTTTTTCAGGAATGTGAAATGTTTGGCAACACCAGCCAACCAGAAAAGTGCCTGATGAACACCAATAAATGTTTGCATTAATTACAGCTGGGTGATTCTGTAAAATCCATTTTCCAATGTTTCTCAGGGGTTATTCCTTGCTTTGTGCTTCTTCCCtgtattttctctcttcttttggGGTGATTAACACAGCAAAGGATAAATTTTTAACTACTCTGTGTGCAAAATTTCACATCTTGCATCCAAAATATGTTTGGCTGAAAGCAGGGATGCCTCTGCTCCTGCGTGTGTCTCTTGATGCAGCCTTTTAAGCTGGGTTTCCATTatctccaggagctgctttccagGTGTTTTCCACCACCCCTCTTTATTTCTAGTACAGTCAAGCTGTTCCCCTCTTTGTTTCTCTCCCGTGGTACAATTTGTTGGAGGTGAATCCACACAGGTTTGTGGAACCAAAGCTCCTTCACAATTTGGCTTCCTCAATGCAGCTTCTTCCACTGCTGGATCTgctcttctctttcccttttcaaTATTTGGATTCTTTCTCTGGGGGGCTCTGCAGTGCGTTATTGTGATGATCTTTGCCTGTAGAACTGCTTTCCCTGTCTTTGGAATTTCAGCTACAAATTTTTCTGAGCTTCCCTGTGAGGTCAAAGCTCCTTGCTGGTCCCAAACTGTTCCACGAGCATGGGCTGTGTCAAAGGCAGGTTTTGAGTtggtataaatatttttattttttattttttatttttatttttatttttatttttatttttatttttaattttagttttatttttatttttatttttagttttagttttagttttagttttggttttagttttagtttttgtttttatgtttaattatttttatttttatttttagttttagttttagttttagttttagttttagttttagttttagttttggttttagttttagttttggttttatttttatttttgtttttgttttcatgtttaattttcattttatttttaattttaatttttatttttatttttatttttatttttaattttagttttagttttatttttagttttatttttggttttagttttagttttagttttagttttggttttagttttagtttttgttttcatgtttaatttttattttatttttaattttaatttttatttttatttttatttttatttttatttttatttttatttttatttttatttttatttttatttttatttttagttttagttttatttttagttttatttttagttttatttttagttttagttttagttttagttttggttttagttttagtttttgtttttatgtttaattatttttatttttatttttatttttagttttatttttagttttagttttagttttagttttagtttttgttttcatgttcaattatttttatttttatttttatttttatttttatttttatttttatttttatttttatttttatttttatttttatttttatttttatttttatttttatttttatttttttaatatctcttCCTGTCCTCAGCCCAATGGCAGGGCCCAAGTGAGAGCTCCCAGTCTGGTTTTCTGGAGGCAGTGGATTGTTTTCCAGTGCCCACAGTGTGCCCCCATTTCCCATCTCCATTCTGTCAGTAAACAcctgcacagctggcacagctggcacagctggcacagcagatCCCTCCCCAGCGGTGCCAGAGGACACTCTGGATGCAGAGAAGGTGATGGGGCTGCatccccaccagccccagccctgctgcctttcCTGCAGGTGTTGGGATGTCATCAAGGAATTTCTGCCTGGTTTTGGGTGGGGACATCCAGTCCCATCCagggccacaggcagggacagctccacaGGCCAAGCTGGAGACCCCGGTGAGGGCCAGggctcccagcaggagcctgaacctcccccagctgccccagaatCTTCATCCCTGTCCTCAAGAGCCAGAGCCCACCACAGGGCTCCCGTCCCACCCACAACTCCAGCCTTGATCCACCCAGCAGCACCGAGGGTCCCTCAGGGCTTCCCCCCACTCCTGGAGCTCCCACGTGGGTTTGGCCATGTCCCCCCACAAAGggcctgtgtctgtctgtctgtctgtccctcctgcagctcccccgTCCTGGGGAGGGATTGCTTCCCTGCTCGTGTCCCACCTGTGGGCAGTGGGTGCAGCCCCCTGTGCCTGGCTCAGGGGAGGGGTGAGGACCCCTTGTTCCCACCCCTCTGCCCCGTTtgcttccctctgctcccacaCCGGGGGCCGTGAGCATCTCCTGCCCCTGAAGGACGCCGTGTGTCACTCCTGGGGTGACAGCACACACGGCCTGGGGGGGTTTGTGCTCCtacccagccctggcccagctcaccCTGTCCTGAGCCCTTGGTCCCTTCCCAGTGAGCCCTTTCCCTGTTCCCAGAGTTTGTCCCTTACCAGTAAACCCATTCCAAACACTCACAGTGAGCTGTTTCCCCAACCCTGGAGAGCCCCTTCTTCATTCCCGATTGgcccattcccagttcctggTGACCCCGCTCCCTCATTCCCACTGAGCCTATTGCCCATTCCCACTGagccccattccccattcccactgaTCCCATTCCCTATTCCCCATTCCCTCTGagccccattccccattcccactgaGCCTATTCCCtattccccattcccactgaGCCTATTTCCtctttcccccattcccactgATCCTATTCCCTATTCCCCATTCCCGGTGAGCCCGTTCCCAGTTTGCCCagtccctggccctgcacagccccagctgccccgCACTCGCTCACGCCTCGGTTTCCACCACGTTTTATTACAAAACCGCTGCGGGCCGGTCCCGGTTCCGCTCCCGGTTCCGCTCCCGCTCGCCCCGGCGCCGGGGCCGCGGCGGGTTCGGCCCGTGCCGGTTTCGGCGCCGAGCGCTCACAGCGCGGAGGCCGAGGCGGCGGCTGGAGGCGGCGCAGCCCCGGGGTCCGGGGGGGTTTCGGGGTGTCCCGGAGGGTTCGGGGTGTCCCGGGGTGTCCCGGTCTCAGCGCCCCACGGCGTCGAGGATGCGGCGGTTGGAGTCGGCGCGGGCGCGCTGGCTCTGGGCGCGGGCGAGCAGCAGGAGGTGCCGCAGGAGGTGGAACGTGAGGTCGATGGAGAGCGGCGGCTCGTCCCGCCGCCCTCGCCACGgccccgggggcggcggcgccAGCGGCGGCCACAGCGGCGGGTCCTGGTCCCCGGTCCCAGCCGCCGGGACGGAGCCGTCGGTGCTGGCGGGGCGggaggcggcgggcggcgggcgggcgagcagcagcaggagggtgaGCAGTGCCCGCCGCATCCTCGGTCCCTCCGCACCTGCGGGGCAGGGGCTCAGCGCCGCGGCAGAGAccggggcggcggcggaggcCCGACGGGGACCGCGGCCCCTCCGTTCCCGGCCGCCCCGTCCCGGCCCCTCCGCGCGCCCCGGCcccggtgccgcccctgcccggTTCCCGAGCCCCGGCCCGTACCCGGTGCGCTGTGCCCTGTTcctgccggtgccggtgccggtgccggcggCGCGGAGAGCGCGATGGGTCCCGCGGGAGCTGAGCCGGCGGCGCGGCCCGGGGTTATATGGGCCCGGGCTCCCGGGCTGACGTCAGCGCCGGGCACGCaccgggcggcgggggcgggggaCCGGGGGGCACCGGAGCGGCGGGGAGCGGGCCCCCGGCGGCGGGACGGGCTGGGGGACGGGGGTGAGCGGCACAGCCCGCTCTCCTCGGTGGCGGGAGCCGCCGCTCCGGTTCTGCTCTGCCGCCCACCAAAgaggcgcggcggggccggggccgctgaGAGCAGGTGCCTCGGGCCGTGCTAACCCTCGCTTCCCCGGTGCTCCGGTTTCCCCGGTCCCCCCGAACCCTCTCGCGGCTCTGCCGCATCTCCAGCCTCGTTCTCCGCCGCTGTCCGCGGTGCTGAACGGCCGGGACGCGCTGGGGCACCGGGGCCGGTGAGCCCCCGGTGAGCTGTACCGGGCTGAGCCGCGGCTTCTCGGCGTGGAGCCCTCGCGTTCCCGggcggagcggccgcgccgaGCAGGGGCGGCACCGGGGCCGGGACGGCGGGGGAAACCCCCGGGGCGGAGGCGGGGACGCCCCGAGCACCGGCAGCTCCGGGACGGGGCGGTCACGGCGGGACCCCCATCCCGGCCGCGGCTCGGTGTCCGGGCAGGGCCGCCGGTGCCGAGGTCAgagcgcggggccggggccgcagACGCCCCGAACGCAGCGGCGGCACCGGCCAAGTCCTGTGAGTCATAGGATGGAGGCACCGGAGCTGGCAGCGCCGCGCTCGATGCAGGGTGTTCCGTCGGGGCACCGGCACCGCTGCCAAACGGTGAGGTGGCTGCTGGGGCTCCTCACTCCTGTTGGCAGCCCCCCGAGTGCACcgcactgct
This sequence is a window from Zonotrichia albicollis isolate bZonAlb1 chromosome 3, bZonAlb1.hap1, whole genome shotgun sequence. Protein-coding genes within it:
- the UCN gene encoding urocortin: MRRALLTLLLLLARPPPAASRPASTDGSVPAAGTGDQDPPLWPPLAPPPPGPWRGRRDEPPLSIDLTFHLLRHLLLLARAQSQRARADSNRRILDAVGR